The Granulicella cerasi region GCTTCGAACTTAAACGAGGTGTCTTTGAAAATGAATTCCATGACTTACTCTCCTTGGTCTGCGAATGATGAACGTTGTTTTGCAGCGAAACCAGGACAGGTCCATCACAAGTCACCTGCATAGCTAAGCCACCTCGCCATTCTGGAGCGCCCGTGCGCGTCTCGATACGCTGCATCGAGCGAAAATACCCTTACTCCTTTGGGTAGCCTGTGCGCAGGACTCTTCTCTGCTTGCGCAAGCAAGCTGTAATGTGCCCAAAGCATCACGGTGGATATGCGGCGCATACCCTTTCGAGTGAGGCGGTCCCCGTCTTCGCTCACTACAATCGACGACGAATCGGAAACCGAAACGCTGCGGAGAAGTCGGTGCAGTTCAGCGGTCGAGCGAAACAGATTCGAGAAAGCGGTGAAGCAATGCCTGACGAGATCATCACAAATGCCCCTGGTCTTTCTCGCGAAGCCCTGCTGCGAGTCTTGTCCTCCGCGGCATTCCTCGTTTTCTTCCAGTCCTATCTGATTGCGCCACTCGTCCCCACCCTCGCAGCTGAATTTCATGCTCCTGTTGACGTGGTCGGCTTACTGGTTCCCGCCTATTTGCTGCCGTATGGCCTTTCAACGTTGTTCTACGGACCGCTTTCCGACCGGCTTGGTCGCAAGCCGGTGGTACTCTGCCTTCTTGCAATCACTGTCGTGACCACCGCGGGGGTTGGGACAGCCCATTCGATTCATGCGCTTCTTTTATGGAGAGTGCTCGGCGGCTTAGCGACCGGCGGGGTCATCCCCATTGGCCTCGCGCTGCTGGGGGATATCTTTCCTTACCGTGAACGTGGGCGGCCTATTGGATGGATGTTCGGTGCCATGGCAGGCGGTATGGCCTTCGGGTCAACGCTGGGTGCCCTGCTCAATCCACTCATAGGATGGCGGGCGGAGTTCTTCATCACCGCACTGCTTGCCATGATTACGCTCGCTTTCGCTTATCGGTTCCGAGGCTCAATGGAGAGCCCCGCCTCTCCACACAGACTTCATCCGGCCGAGATCGCGAAAGGTTATTTCGAGCTATTTCGAAATCCTCGCGCGGCAAGAGGATACGCTTTCATTTTCTTCAACGGACTCTTCCACTCAGGCATCTTCTCCTGGCTCGGACTGTATTTCTATCAGCGCTATCGGCTGGGAGACGTGGGCATAGGGTTGGCGCTGATTGGGTATGGACTTCCTGGGATGCTGCTTGGACCTATGATCGGAAAGCTTGCGGACCGTATAGGACGCAGACGGCTCATTCCCGCTGGAATTCTAGTCGCGGCTGCCTGCTCGGCCCTACTCATCCCCAAGTTCCCTGTCCTCGTCGCTGCGCTCGCCATCACAGTTTTGTCCCTCGGATATGACATGAGCCACCCATTGTTGGCAGGCATCATTACTTCCGTGAATCCAAATCGACGTGGCCTCGCCATGGGGATGAACGCCTTCGTACTCTTCTCGGGCTTCGGCTCGGGGACTCTTCTCTTTAGCGTACTGATGAAACACGGAATGAACGTCGCTCTACTCGCGTTCACCTGCTTTGAGGCGCTGATAGGTGTAGCGGCTGTTCGCCTCTTCAGTGAGGAAAAATCGACAGAAGCACGTTAGCTCTCCGACAGATCGCCGAGGATTCAGTGGCCGCAAATTCTCGTCCTGTAAGAGCCATTGGTGATGCGTCTCGGGATCAAGAAACGTGTCCCTTGGCACACCTTCCGACGGGCCTACTTACGTAGTGGCAAGCCAACCAGAAAGCGTGAAGCTCGTGCAAAAACTGCTCCGGCATGGATCGACCAAGGTGACCATAGACGTGTGATGATGTGGCCCTCCTACCTCAGGGCGCAGATCATAACCAAGCCGTAACGGAGCAAGATGGTGTCAATCATCAAAGACTTCTATCAAACGAGAATCTGTTCGATAGAAGTCTCATGAAGAGGCACTGGGGATCTACATGCCCTGCGTAATCGATGAACTCACTTGGGGCCGCCCGTAAATTTCACATTGATCATCGTTCGCTCAGGACCATAGTTGCGACCACGCGCCTCTCGCATATCGATCCGGCAATCGCTCTCCTGATAGTCGATGACGTTCTCCGCGTGAATGCCTGAGATTACCGATGGAATCGGTTTGGGAAAATCGTCCGCAGGACGACGATCGTAATAGCCCCCTGCCCACTCGCTTGTTTTCCTGATCTTGATCACAACATCTTCCAAAGAAATGCCCTGGAGCGGAGCACGACGATCAGCGTAAAAGTAGACTCCTGATTCCCCGTTGCAGATGATGCCACGGAACTTGATGTCGCGCGTAATGCCCAAAGAAGACTGGTCCTTGTGACGCGGCAGATGCGTGATAACAATCGGCTCAGCAGCACCCCATCGAGAGTATTCAAAGTAGTGCGTATCGATCACGAGATCCGAGAAGATCACGTCCTCAAATACCGCACCATCGCGGTTCTGAATACCCACACCGCAGTTCGAGTCGCGAATAATACAGCCTTCCACGACGACATTACGGATGTCCTCTGGACCAGCGGAACCGAGCTTGATGGCTGTGGAAGAGGAGGTAATGCGGCAGCCGCGAACGAGGATATCTTCACAGGGTCCCCATCCCTTGAAGGGAGCGGTCGTCTTGATGCAGACACCGTCATCACCCGTCACGATGTCGCAGTCGAGCACACGCACGTTGCGGCAGTGGTCAATGTCGATCGCGTCATTATTTGGAATGCTCGTGTTGTTCGCAATCTTGAGCTGCTTGATCACCGCGCCGACGCAGCCCAACAAGTGCAGCGTCCAGGTCGGAGAGCGTTCGATGGTGAAGGATTCAAGATGCACATTGGTGCAGCGAACAAAAAAGATCACGCGCGGACGACCGGTGATCACGCCGGGTGCATCCGTGTGCGGCTCCGCATCATAAGGTCCCATACCTGTAGGACCCGCAATCCATTCTCCATTCGCGTCTTTCTTGAGGAAGGCATCTTCATTGCCGTCGATCCGGCCAGAGCCCGTAATGGAGATAGAGTCAGCACCCTCGGCGAAGAGTAATGCGCCAGTAGAAACGAACTTGCTGCGATCTGCGATCGCACGAAGTACGGTGCGACGCCCCAAATGAAGCGTCACACCCGTTTTCAAAATGATCGTTCCGCACACATAGGTCCGGTCGTCATCCAGAGTCAGCACGCCTCCACCACTCTTGGCGAGGGCATCAATGGCGCGCTGCAACGCCGGAGCGTCATCGGTCGAACCGTCCCCTGCAGCGCCAAAAATATGCGGTGACAAAGCACGGAGTTTCGGGGTGAAACCTGCAACAAGAGGGAGCGATACGACGAAAGCGCGACGAGAAACGAACATAGAAGTAGCCTACCTCTGCTCTATTACCTGAGAGCTCTAGTTTGTCATTGCAACCCACAGAATGCCTATACCTACAGACGCTCATCCGATCACGACTGCTATCGAGCAGTAGCACAGACTGCGGTGTGGCCGCGCCCGGGTTCTTGAGATACAGCGAAAACGCTGCGCTCTAACGAGCTTGCTCGCGCGGCATCACGCCAACTTGTTGGGGTTTGCCGTCAGAGAGCCATCTCACGCCGTCCATTGTCTCCGGTGGCGTGGTCATATTCCACGCCGATCCGTGACGCCCAGGCCACCTTCGGCAGTACCTAAGCGACTTTGACCAAGCCTGCCTGTGCCGAGATCGACTGCGACGCGTAAGTGCCACGCTGGATGGCAAACAGCCCAGTCAGATCGAGGCGTTTAAACACTCTCCCAGATCGCGAGGTCTAGCATGATGATGCAGATCTCGCAGCTCATTCCCGGACGGATGGCATCACAGCCAAGCTAAAGCTGGTCAACTTCCACTGACGATCTTTATAGGCACCATTTGCACGCTGTCGATTCGAGGGCGCTGGTCGCAACAAGAAAATGAAAGTAGTCCTCTTGGAGATCGATTTGGCTGTGCAAGTAGTCTCGGCAGTCAATATAAGGAGGTGGAAGATGCTCACGTTCGGTGGATCAGAACTGGTAACGGAGGCTGAACTGGAGCTGTCGGGCGGGCAGCGCTGTAGTGGCCTGCTTGTAGAGTGGTGAGCGGACATTGCCGATGAAGTTGCTGAAGTTCGCGTGGTTGAGAACGTTGAACCCCGAGACGCCGAGATTGAGGATCTTTGCTTGCTCGCCCTTCCTGTGGTCGAGGTGGAAGTCATGGTCCCATAGCAGATCAAGCGTTGTGGTCCCTGACCCTTGCAGCGTATTGCGGGCAACGCCTGACGGGCGTGCATTTCCAAGTCCCGTGTCGTAGAGGTCTGTGCCTGCAAGTTCTGTATAAGGAGTACCAGAGTAGACGGCGGCAGCCAAGCCCAGGCTTAGCCAGTGGCCTGGATAGATACTGGCGAGCAGATTGAATCGATGACGGCGGTCAAGGTCAGCTCGGCCCCACTCGTCGTTCGGGGCGTACTGGTTCTGGGGATACCAGTTGAGACCGCCGGTGTTGTTTTCCGAATGGCTGAAGGTGTACTGCGCCTGCCCTTGAAACCAGATACCCACTTTACCGTGCAGTCCCAGATCGAGTGCATTGAGGCGGCTGCGTCCGCCGGCCTCCACCTGCTGCACGAAGCCGACGGATGTGTCGGGGCGCATGGTGGTGTAGGGAGGTAGCGGAGCATTT contains the following coding sequences:
- a CDS encoding MFS transporter; translation: MPDEIITNAPGLSREALLRVLSSAAFLVFFQSYLIAPLVPTLAAEFHAPVDVVGLLVPAYLLPYGLSTLFYGPLSDRLGRKPVVLCLLAITVVTTAGVGTAHSIHALLLWRVLGGLATGGVIPIGLALLGDIFPYRERGRPIGWMFGAMAGGMAFGSTLGALLNPLIGWRAEFFITALLAMITLAFAYRFRGSMESPASPHRLHPAEIAKGYFELFRNPRAARGYAFIFFNGLFHSGIFSWLGLYFYQRYRLGDVGIGLALIGYGLPGMLLGPMIGKLADRIGRRRLIPAGILVAAACSALLIPKFPVLVAALAITVLSLGYDMSHPLLAGIITSVNPNRRGLAMGMNAFVLFSGFGSGTLLFSVLMKHGMNVALLAFTCFEALIGVAAVRLFSEEKSTEAR
- a CDS encoding glycoside hydrolase family 28 protein produces the protein MFVSRRAFVVSLPLVAGFTPKLRALSPHIFGAAGDGSTDDAPALQRAIDALAKSGGGVLTLDDDRTYVCGTIILKTGVTLHLGRRTVLRAIADRSKFVSTGALLFAEGADSISITGSGRIDGNEDAFLKKDANGEWIAGPTGMGPYDAEPHTDAPGVITGRPRVIFFVRCTNVHLESFTIERSPTWTLHLLGCVGAVIKQLKIANNTSIPNNDAIDIDHCRNVRVLDCDIVTGDDGVCIKTTAPFKGWGPCEDILVRGCRITSSSTAIKLGSAGPEDIRNVVVEGCIIRDSNCGVGIQNRDGAVFEDVIFSDLVIDTHYFEYSRWGAAEPIVITHLPRHKDQSSLGITRDIKFRGIICNGESGVYFYADRRAPLQGISLEDVVIKIRKTSEWAGGYYDRRPADDFPKPIPSVISGIHAENVIDYQESDCRIDMREARGRNYGPERTMINVKFTGGPK